A DNA window from Anaerocolumna sp. AGMB13020 contains the following coding sequences:
- a CDS encoding cyclic-di-AMP receptor yields the protein MKLIYVIVRNVDSTRVTDGLNSKGFYVTKLASTGGFLREGNTTLLIGTEEEKVDEVIELVKKECGPRQQIISNPVGSAEFYSTQVMVNVGGAIIFVTDVDRFERI from the coding sequence ATGAAACTGATTTATGTAATAGTACGGAATGTAGACAGCACGAGAGTAACAGACGGGTTAAACAGCAAAGGTTTTTATGTTACGAAACTTGCTTCAACGGGAGGTTTCCTAAGAGAAGGTAATACTACCTTGCTGATTGGTACCGAGGAAGAGAAAGTGGATGAGGTAATAGAACTTGTGAAGAAGGAATGCGGACCCAGACAGCAGATTATTTCCAATCCTGTAGGATCTGCGGAGTTTTATTCTACTCAGGTTATGGTTAATGTTGGAGGAGCTATTATTTTCGTAACAGATGTTGATAGATTTGAAAGAATATAA
- a CDS encoding ABC transporter permease, protein MKFNLRGFKAVFGFSFKQSADTLSFKVTTVLVAILLAGALILVNIFGARSAKPEEDSAAPAPIVGEITDNSQPLSAVLTENIIVLDESGLGPIDFANQLKGNAAFGAVKFSSYEGSDIKEAAESSDVTDKTLFLHIIKEDGNYLLETIFPPESLISGSEADSILNQLIQVFEAFKMEKAGLAENQVSLFTQSGGYTVSSLGEDEDIANMVVKMLAPMAFSFILYFMLIFYGQQISKSVSGEKTSKLVETLLVSVRPEALIAGKVLAVATQGVLQFTIWIIALIGGLYGGNIIAGSMYPGYTNPVITFIDLLKDTIGQSALSLPAILISILFFFFGFLFYSLLAALAGSMVSKPEDAASTQGIIMLPIVVSFMLSYFVPLSGNESFTAVARYIPFTAPFIVPVDLLTGVVSIPHGLLLLAVMILFTAIMVNLSGRIFKGLILYNGQKITFRTIKGVLSGKQ, encoded by the coding sequence ATGAAATTTAATTTAAGAGGCTTTAAGGCAGTTTTTGGCTTCTCCTTTAAACAGTCTGCAGATACCCTAAGCTTTAAGGTAACAACTGTATTAGTAGCGATACTGCTTGCAGGAGCACTTATCCTGGTAAATATATTCGGTGCAAGGTCGGCTAAGCCGGAGGAGGATAGTGCTGCACCAGCACCCATCGTTGGAGAGATAACAGACAATTCCCAGCCCCTGTCAGCTGTGCTTACAGAAAATATTATAGTATTAGATGAGAGCGGACTTGGTCCCATTGATTTTGCTAATCAGCTGAAGGGCAATGCAGCTTTTGGGGCTGTGAAATTCAGCAGCTACGAAGGTTCAGATATCAAAGAAGCAGCAGAATCTTCTGATGTTACAGATAAAACACTTTTCCTTCATATAATCAAAGAAGACGGAAATTATCTCTTGGAAACAATATTTCCTCCGGAAAGTCTTATATCCGGCAGTGAAGCTGATTCAATTTTGAACCAGCTGATACAGGTCTTTGAGGCATTTAAGATGGAGAAAGCAGGTTTGGCAGAAAATCAGGTAAGCCTGTTTACACAGTCGGGTGGTTACACCGTTTCCAGCTTGGGAGAAGATGAAGATATAGCAAATATGGTTGTCAAGATGCTTGCACCTATGGCCTTCAGCTTTATCTTGTATTTCATGCTGATATTCTACGGCCAGCAGATCAGCAAATCGGTATCCGGTGAGAAGACTTCTAAATTAGTTGAGACCTTGCTGGTATCAGTAAGACCGGAAGCACTCATAGCTGGTAAAGTACTGGCAGTAGCAACCCAGGGAGTACTACAGTTTACAATCTGGATTATTGCATTGATCGGTGGACTTTACGGCGGTAACATTATAGCCGGAAGTATGTACCCCGGTTATACGAATCCGGTGATTACCTTTATAGACCTTTTAAAGGATACCATTGGTCAATCTGCATTATCCCTCCCGGCAATATTAATTTCAATCCTCTTCTTTTTCTTTGGGTTTCTATTTTACAGCTTACTGGCAGCTCTTGCCGGAAGTATGGTATCAAAACCGGAGGATGCAGCTTCAACACAGGGAATAATAATGCTCCCTATTGTAGTGAGTTTTATGTTAAGTTATTTTGTACCGCTTAGCGGAAACGAAAGTTTCACTGCAGTAGCCAGGTATATTCCCTTTACGGCACCGTTTATCGTACCGGTGGATCTGCTGACAGGAGTGGTAAGTATACCTCATGGATTGCTGTTACTGGCAGTTATGATACTGTTTACCGCAATAATGGTAAATCTGTCTGGGAGAATCTTCAAAGGACTTATCTTATACAACGGACAGAAGATAACTTTTAGAACCATTAAAGGAGTATTAAGCGGGAAGCAGTAA
- a CDS encoding SPL family radical SAM protein: MHFKEYKSILSPQNGMNIYRGCTHGCIYCDSRSHCYKMEHAFTDIEVKKDAPLMLLNALSRKRKKAMIGTGAMTDPYIPLEKELKYTRRCLEAIDHYGYGLAIQTKSNLILRDLDLLTSIHRKAKCVVQITLTTYDEALCRLLEPYVSTTKERFEVLKILRDIGIPTVVWLDPILPFINDTKENLMGILDYCIEAKVYGIICFGMGLTLREGSREYFYEKLEEHFPGMKEKYQKKYGYAYELSSDNNKELMEIFYTVCRKNRIVTGNDRLFDYLHTYTEKEVYNQLSLPWL, from the coding sequence ATGCATTTTAAAGAATATAAATCGATACTCTCTCCTCAAAACGGAATGAACATATACAGAGGCTGCACCCATGGCTGCATTTATTGTGACAGCCGCAGCCATTGTTACAAAATGGAGCATGCCTTTACTGATATCGAAGTAAAAAAGGATGCACCTCTTATGCTGCTAAATGCCTTATCTCGTAAACGAAAGAAAGCAATGATTGGAACCGGTGCGATGACAGATCCTTATATTCCTCTGGAGAAGGAGTTAAAGTATACCAGAAGGTGTCTGGAGGCAATTGATCATTATGGCTATGGCCTTGCAATTCAAACGAAATCTAATTTGATATTACGGGATCTGGACCTGCTGACCTCCATTCACCGTAAGGCAAAATGCGTGGTACAGATAACTCTGACTACCTACGATGAAGCTCTCTGCCGCCTCCTGGAGCCCTATGTCAGTACAACCAAAGAACGATTTGAAGTGTTAAAGATATTAAGGGATATTGGTATCCCAACGGTAGTGTGGCTGGATCCTATTCTCCCCTTTATAAATGACACAAAAGAGAATCTTATGGGAATTCTTGATTATTGCATTGAGGCAAAGGTTTATGGAATTATATGCTTTGGAATGGGCCTTACCCTGAGAGAAGGAAGCCGGGAATATTTTTATGAGAAACTGGAGGAACATTTTCCAGGAATGAAGGAAAAGTATCAGAAGAAGTATGGCTACGCTTATGAGCTATCCAGTGATAACAACAAAGAACTGATGGAGATTTTTTATACCGTCTGCCGTAAGAACAGGATTGTAACCGGAAACGACAGGCTTTTTGATTACCTTCATACTTATACGGAAAAAGAGGTCTATAACCAACTTAGTCTGCCCTGGTTATAG